One Gymnogyps californianus isolate 813 chromosome 11, ASM1813914v2, whole genome shotgun sequence genomic window carries:
- the SPG21 gene encoding maspardin, producing the protein MGEIKVSPDYNWFRSTVPLKKIIVDDDDSKVWSLYDAGPRSIRCPLIFLPPVSGTADVFFQQILALTGWGYRVIALQYPVYWDHLEFCDGFRKLLDHLQLDKVHLFGASLGGFLAQKFAEYTHKSPRVQSLILCNSFSDTSIFNQTWTANSFWLMPAFMLKKIVLGNFASGPLDPEMADGIDFMVDRLESLGQSELASRLTLNCQNSYVEPHKIRDIPVTIMDVFDQSALSTEAKEEMYKLYPNARRAHLKTGGNFPYLCRSAEVNLYIQIHLLQFHGTRYAAIDPSMVSAEELEVQKISLHTSNEQEEQ; encoded by the exons atAATAGTAGATGATGACGACAGTAAAGTGTGGTCGCTGTATGATGCAGGACCTAGGAGCATTCGGTGCCCACTCATATTTCTCCCTCCTGTAAGTGGAACTGCAGATGTGTTTTTCCAGCAAATTTTGGCGCTGACTGGATGGGGCTACAGAGTCATCGCT CTGCAGTATCCGGTGTACTGGGATCACCTTGAGTTCTGTGACGGATTCAGAAAACTGTTAGACCACCTTCAGCTGGATAAA GTTCACCTTTTTGGAGCTTCTCTGGGAGGCTTTCTGGCTCAAAAATTTGCtgaatacacacacaaatctCCGAGAGTTCAATCTCTGATCCTGTGCAATTCCTTTAGCGACACTTCTATCTTCAATCAGACATGGACAGCAAACAG cTTTTGGCTGATGCCTGcttttatgctgaaaaaaattgtccTTGGGAATTTTGCATCCGGTCCTCTAGATCCTGAAATGGCCGACGGGATTGATTTCATGGTGGACAGG CTGGAGAGTCTGGGCCAGAGCGAGCTCGCTTCGAGACTTACCCTCAACTGCCAGAATTCCTATGTAGAACCTCATAAAATTCGAGACATCCCTGTAACCATTATGGAT GTGTTTGACCAAAGCGCACTTTCGACcgaagcaaaagaagaaatgtataaGCTTTATCCTAATGCCAGAAGAGCTCATCTGAAAACAGGAGGCAACTTCCCATATCTCTGCAGGAGTGCTGAGGTCAACCTATATATTCAA ATCCATTTACTGCAGTTCCACGGTACCCGGTACGCGGCCATCGATCCCTCCATGGTCAGCGCAGAAGAGCTGGAAGTCCAAAAGATCAGTCTTCACACCAGCAATGAGCAAGAAGAGCAGTAG
- the ANKDD1A gene encoding ankyrin repeat and death domain-containing protein 1A encodes MGDDLASEGDTLLHSEKEFHDAAKRNDTARMEELIRRGVDIKAKNNTDRTALHWAAGAGNVDAVRLLLDHDVPVDDKDSFGMSALLLSAWFGHLHVLQILVNAGAKINCVNRNDRNLLHCAAQRGHIRVMEFIMEDLEDMCVDKTDKMDRTAFHLAAEYGRLEVVEFLIRLGCSHSAKDKEENTALHLAAKNGHLSVLQKIIDVGVDLDEKNLEGLTALHLAAEGGHSDCVKLLLEAGADVNAQTQKKMNCLHYAALHGYEELARILMDAGIHTDAVNYQNASATHIAVLQNFPAMVKLFIDAECDLDIPDNRQQTSLHLAAEHGRQDIAEMILIAGVNLKLTDKQGKTSLDVAARGNHINLADMIIKADRFYKWEKKAFVKKQTQTLPLHGSAQQCNTGRAPVVPSTDAASAWLRAAGETLAPLLIRRQLQLQGFSS; translated from the exons ATGGGGGACGACCTGGCGTCGGAGGGCGATACCC TGCTTCACTCAGAGAAAGAGTTCCACGATGCGGCAAAGCGTAATGACACGGCCAGAATGGAGGAGCTCATCAGGAGAGGGGTCGACATCAAAGCCAAAAACAAT aCAGACCGGACAGCCCTGCACTGGGCCGCAGGAGCAGGGAACGTGGATGCTGTGCGATTGCTCCTGGATCACGATGTTCCGGTGGATGACAAAGACAGT TTTGGAATGAGTGCGCTTCTCCTGTCTGCCTGGTTTGGCCACCTCCACGTCCTGCAGATCCTTGTCAATGCTGGGGCCAAGATTAACTGTGTCAATAGG AATGACAGGAACCTGCTCCACTGTGCGGCTCAGAGGGGACACATCCGGGTGATGGAGTTCATCATGGAGGACTTGGAGGACATGTGTGTGGATAAGACAGACAAG aTGGACAGGACAGCGTTTCACCTGGCTGCAGAGTATGGGCGGCTGGAGGTGGTGGAGTTCCTAATTCGACTGGGTTGTTCTCACAGTGCCAAAGACAAG gaagaaaatacagcattgcATTTAGCTGCTAAAAATGGACacctctctgtgctgcagaagaTTATAGATGTTGGAGTGGACCTTGATGAAAAGAACTTA GAAGGACTTACGGCTCTGCACCTGGCTGCTGAGGGGGGTCACAGCGACTGTGTGAAGCTGCTCTTGGAAGCAGGTGCCGATGTCAATGCCCAAACCCAG AAGAAGATGAACTGCCTTCATTACGCAGCACTGCATGGCTACGAGGAGTTAGCCAGGATCCTCATGGATGCAGGAATCCACACAGACGCTGTTAATTAT CAAAATGCATCGGCGACACACATCGCGGTACTGCAGAACTTCCCAGCCATGGTGAAGCTCTTCATCGACGCAGAGTGTGACCTTGACATTCCAGATAAT aggcagcagaccTCACTCCACCTCGCTGCGGAGCATGGCAGGCAGGACATTGCTGAAATGATTCTCATTGCAGGAGTTAATCTGAAGCTAACAGACAAG CAAGGGAAAACATCTCTGGATGTCGCCGCCCGAGGCAATCACATCAACTTGGCGGACATGATTATCAAAGCCGATCGGTTTTACAAATGGGAAAAG aaagcaTTCGTAAAAAAGCAAACGCAGACTCTGCCTCTCCACGGAAGTGCACAGCAATGTAACACCGGGAGGGCACCAGTGGTTCCTTCAACTGATGCGGCCTCAGCTTGGCTtagagctgcaggagaaaccCTTGCTCCGCTACTCATCAGAAGGCAGCTGCAACTTCAGGGCTTCTCGTCATAA